The following are encoded together in the Trachemys scripta elegans isolate TJP31775 chromosome 7, CAS_Tse_1.0, whole genome shotgun sequence genome:
- the LOC117879996 gene encoding uncharacterized protein LOC117879996, whose product MSLKDQHLAFGSLKVHLAAISAFHPGAAARSVFAHPIVRRFLKGLEKIHPPTKSPMPAWDLNLVLSCLMGPPFEPLATCSLLYLSWKVTFLVAITSARRVSELRALTCEPPYTIFQLRPHPAFLPKVLSRFHVSQDIFLPVFYPKPHAHLHEQRLHSLDVRRTLTFYIDRTKPFRKTTQLFVAIAKQIKGAPVSSQLIFLWLTGCICACYNLANVLPPAVTAHSTRAQA is encoded by the coding sequence ATGTCCCTAAAGGACCAACACCTAGCCTTTGGATCCCTTAAGGTCCACCTTGCGGCCATTTCTGCATTCCACCCAGGCGCGGCGGCGCGTTCTGTGTTTGCACATCCGATCGTGCGGCGTTTTCTCAAAGGCCTGGAGAAAATCCATCCTCCAACGAAGTCACCCATGCCtgcatgggacctcaacctggtcctctccTGCCTTATGGGTCCTCCTTTCGAGCCGCTGGCCACCTGTTCTCTTCTCTATCTCTCCTGGAAGGTCACCTTCCTAGTGGCCATCACTTCCGCACGACGGGTCTCCGAATTACGTGCTCTCACCTGTGAGCCACCCTATACCATCTTTCAACTAAGACCTCACCCGGCCTTTCTACCAAAGGTGCTATCCCGCTTCCACGTGAGCCAGGATATCTTCTTACCAGTTTTCTATCCAAAACCGCATGCTCACCTGCATGAACAACGCCTTCATTCTCTCGATGTTAGAAGGACGCTCACCTTCTATATAGACCGGACAAAGCCCTTTCGTAAAACAACCCAGTTGTTTGTCGCCATTGCAAAGCAGATAAAAGGCGCCCCGGTTTCCTCTCAATTAATATTTTTGTGGCTCACCGGATGCATTTGTGCTTGCTATAATCTGGCAAACGTCCTTCCGCCTGCTGTTACAGCTCACTCCACGAGAGCTCAAGCGTAA